In Paenibacillus sp. BIC5C1, a genomic segment contains:
- a CDS encoding NAD(P)/FAD-dependent oxidoreductase: protein MNTGAEQQLDIYDITIVGGGPAGMYAAFYSGMRAMRTKIIEAKEELGGFMRTYPEKLIWDVGGVDPIRCEKLIDSLERQARTFDPTIVFGQEIAQMERRHDQVFVLTSKTGERHYTRTILLCAGRGMTQVQKLDIEGANRYELTNLHYTITDLSRFKDKRVLISGGGDSAIDWANEMERLAREVIVVHRRQEFTAHELPVAQMKAFAQVLTPYSISRLYGTGDKIGRVELAHVDNGDILPIEVDEVIVSHGYDRDFGNLVHWGLEREDYGISVDQRMCTSQPGIFGAGDFITYGSKVRLIAGAFNDAVLAVNSAKLYLEPAASDMAGVSSHNARFFEKNKAISTL from the coding sequence ATGAATACTGGAGCGGAGCAGCAATTGGACATTTACGATATAACGATTGTTGGTGGCGGACCTGCAGGAATGTATGCTGCATTTTACAGCGGGATGAGAGCCATGCGTACCAAAATCATTGAAGCCAAAGAGGAATTGGGCGGGTTTATGCGTACGTACCCGGAGAAGCTGATCTGGGATGTAGGTGGAGTTGATCCGATTCGTTGTGAGAAATTGATCGATTCCCTGGAAAGACAGGCAAGAACCTTCGATCCAACTATTGTATTCGGCCAGGAAATTGCTCAGATGGAACGACGCCATGATCAAGTGTTTGTACTCACCTCAAAGACAGGGGAACGTCACTACACGCGAACGATCTTGTTATGTGCAGGCAGAGGCATGACGCAGGTTCAAAAGCTGGATATTGAAGGCGCAAATCGGTACGAGCTGACGAATCTACACTATACCATTACGGATCTGTCCAGATTCAAGGATAAACGTGTGTTAATCTCGGGAGGCGGAGATTCCGCAATAGATTGGGCGAATGAAATGGAGAGATTGGCGCGGGAGGTCATTGTAGTGCACAGACGACAGGAGTTTACGGCACATGAACTGCCAGTTGCCCAGATGAAAGCTTTTGCCCAAGTCTTAACCCCTTACAGCATCTCTCGCTTATATGGTACAGGAGACAAAATAGGTCGTGTTGAACTCGCCCATGTAGACAATGGTGACATCCTGCCGATTGAAGTGGATGAAGTGATTGTAAGTCATGGATACGATCGTGATTTTGGTAACCTGGTCCATTGGGGACTGGAACGTGAAGATTACGGTATCTCGGTTGATCAGCGAATGTGCACAAGTCAGCCGGGAATATTCGGAGCAGGTGATTTCATTACCTATGGAAGCAAAGTCCGTCTTATTGCTGGTGCATTTAATGATGCTGTACTCGCAGTAAACAGCGCTAAACTCTATCTGGAGCCAGCCGCCTCAGATATGGCAGGGGTATCGTCCCATAATGCAAGGTTCTTTGAGAAAAACAAAGCCATATCTACCCTGTAA